A window of Aliarcobacter trophiarum LMG 25534 contains these coding sequences:
- the cysE gene encoding serine O-acetyltransferase, with amino-acid sequence MMSEEIIEQEKISLWQQIKEDFSVPKLNDPAFDSNFDIFFNYPGVWAIINYRVANRLYNKGFEKLSRAISGISSFFTKTDIHPAAKIGRRVFLDHAIGVVIGSTSIIEDDVLIYQGVTLGGVSLNKGKRHPTIKSNVVIGSGAKVLGNITIGSNSKIGANSVVVTDVPENSTAVGVPARIIRKDAKKDKLAHNELPDINKEMFKYLIERISILENSVKKEQDCNCDINEKNEVLEKEYNDFIEALIVNKKG; translated from the coding sequence ATGATGAGTGAAGAAATAATTGAGCAAGAAAAAATCTCTCTATGGCAACAAATAAAAGAGGATTTCTCTGTTCCAAAGCTGAATGACCCAGCATTTGACTCAAATTTTGATATATTTTTTAACTACCCTGGTGTTTGGGCTATTATAAACTATAGAGTTGCAAATAGACTGTACAACAAAGGATTTGAAAAGCTTTCTCGTGCTATTTCTGGAATATCATCTTTTTTCACAAAAACAGATATTCATCCAGCTGCAAAAATTGGAAGAAGAGTATTTTTAGACCATGCTATTGGAGTTGTTATTGGTTCAACTTCAATTATAGAAGATGATGTTTTAATATATCAAGGTGTGACTTTAGGAGGAGTTAGTCTTAATAAAGGAAAAAGACACCCTACAATTAAATCTAATGTTGTTATTGGAAGTGGAGCAAAGGTTTTAGGAAATATTACAATTGGTTCTAACTCAAAAATTGGGGCAAACTCTGTAGTTGTAACAGATGTTCCTGAAAATTCAACTGCTGTTGGAGTACCTGCAAGAATTATTAGAAAAGATGCAAAAAAAGATAAATTGGCTCACAATGAGTTACCTGATATTAATAAAGAGATGTTTAAATACCTAATTGAAAGAATCTCTATTTTAGAAAATAGTGTTAAAAAAGAGCAAGATTGTAATTGTGATATAAATGAAAAAAATGAAGTCTTAGAAAAAGAGTACAATGATTTTATTGAAGCATTAATTGTTAATAAAAAAGGATAA
- a CDS encoding nitrous oxide reductase accessory protein NosL — MRKKVFISMLLLSTTMFAMDHSNHNMQNHNTNQINSEHSSLTIPQDAKCSVCGMFVAKYDKWVATIQVEKEIFYFDGVKDMIKFYSEPTKYIKNIDLKNSIISVIDYYTLEQVDARNAFFVIGSNVMGPMGNELVPFKDENSANEFLKDHFGTKVLKFNEISLDILPTKHH, encoded by the coding sequence ATGAGAAAAAAAGTTTTTATTTCAATGTTACTTTTAAGTACAACTATGTTTGCAATGGATCATTCAAACCACAATATGCAAAATCACAATACAAATCAGATTAATAGTGAGCACAGTAGTTTAACTATTCCACAAGATGCAAAATGTTCTGTTTGTGGTATGTTTGTAGCAAAATATGATAAATGGGTAGCTACTATACAAGTAGAAAAAGAGATTTTCTATTTTGATGGAGTAAAAGATATGATAAAGTTTTACTCTGAGCCAACAAAGTATATAAAAAATATTGATTTAAAAAATTCAATTATAAGTGTTATTGATTACTATACTCTTGAGCAAGTAGATGCAAGAAATGCATTTTTTGTAATTGGTTCAAATGTTATGGGACCTATGGGAAATGAGTTAGTTCCATTCAAAGATGAAAATAGTGCAAATGAGTTTTTAAAAGACCATTTTGGAACTAAAGTTTTAAAATTCAACGAAATAAGTTTAGATATCTTACCAACAAAACATCATTAA
- a CDS encoding sulfite exporter TauE/SafE family protein, translating into MEFELIAFGLITGFTSGFFGIGGGSILIPMLLVAGFAMKEAVAISIMQMVFSSIYGSFLNSKKIKGLFRDGIILGLGASLGGLFSGYFLPSIPDIYLQYLFILVLIYTVYTLFKAPASQEVVQPDKNIFLLAFIGFCVGIFAMSIGIGGSLMLLPILVQFLKYDLKIATALGLFFVIFSSIGGFISTSIYGNMLYYEGAIIGIGSLFGVYFGIKIKEKTQATSYKKFVLLLNLFVLGIMIYKTVNF; encoded by the coding sequence TTGGAATTTGAACTAATTGCATTTGGATTAATAACTGGCTTTACCTCAGGTTTTTTTGGAATTGGTGGTGGAAGTATTTTAATTCCAATGCTTTTGGTTGCTGGATTTGCTATGAAAGAAGCTGTTGCTATATCAATTATGCAAATGGTTTTTTCATCTATATATGGCTCTTTTTTAAACTCAAAAAAAATAAAAGGTCTATTTAGAGATGGTATAATCTTAGGTCTTGGTGCTAGTCTTGGAGGACTTTTTAGTGGTTACTTTCTACCTTCAATTCCAGATATTTATCTTCAATATCTTTTTATTTTAGTACTTATTTATACAGTTTATACTCTATTTAAAGCCCCTGCTTCTCAAGAGGTAGTACAACCAGATAAAAATATATTTTTACTTGCATTTATTGGTTTTTGTGTTGGAATATTTGCTATGAGTATTGGGATTGGTGGCTCACTTATGCTTCTTCCAATCTTAGTTCAATTTTTAAAATATGATTTAAAAATAGCTACTGCTTTGGGGCTATTTTTTGTTATTTTTTCTTCTATTGGTGGATTTATATCAACTTCAATTTATGGAAATATGCTCTATTATGAGGGAGCTATTATTGGGATTGGCTCTTTATTTGGAGTATATTTTGGAATAAAAATAAAAGAAAAAACACAAGCAACTAGCTATAAAAAATTTGTTTTACTTCTTAATCTTTTTGTTTTAGGAATTATGATTTATAAGACAGTAAATTTTTAA
- the rplI gene encoding 50S ribosomal protein L9 — protein sequence MKVLLIKDVKSLGKAGEIKEVADGYGKNFLIGKGLALQATNEVLAKHNAEQKRAKAKEEEDIANAKDLAEKLNSTKLTIRHKVGANDQLIGSITNKEISEELEKQFSIMVDKKNISIDNKIKHVGIFEVSCKLGHSINATLKIDVIAG from the coding sequence ATGAAAGTATTATTAATAAAAGATGTAAAAAGTTTAGGAAAAGCTGGAGAGATAAAAGAGGTAGCAGATGGATATGGTAAAAATTTTTTAATAGGAAAAGGCTTAGCTCTTCAAGCAACAAATGAAGTTCTTGCAAAACATAATGCTGAGCAAAAAAGAGCAAAAGCAAAAGAGGAAGAAGATATTGCAAATGCAAAAGATTTGGCAGAAAAATTAAACTCTACAAAACTTACAATTAGACATAAAGTTGGAGCAAATGACCAATTAATAGGAAGTATCACAAATAAAGAGATTAGCGAAGAGCTTGAAAAACAGTTCTCTATTATGGTTGATAAAAAAAATATAAGTATTGATAATAAAATTAAACATGTAGGAATTTTTGAAGTATCTTGTAAATTGGGACACTCAATAAATGCAACACTAAAAATTGATGTAATTGCAGGTTAA
- the tmk gene encoding dTMP kinase → MYVAIEGIDTAGKSTQLDILKGKFPNAVFTKEPGGTKLGLKLREMILNGEANSSLAEMFMFLADRAEHTKEIIVKNQNKLIISDRSFISGIAYAKDKKIEDLIELNRLATSNNFPKKVILLELTKDELQKRLSKKPNDSIEKRGLDYLLDIQARLRETIIKLDIEHIFIDASLNIKDIEKKIEDFINE, encoded by the coding sequence ATGTATGTAGCTATTGAGGGAATTGATACAGCAGGAAAATCAACACAACTAGATATTTTAAAAGGGAAATTCCCAAATGCAGTTTTTACAAAAGAACCAGGTGGAACAAAACTAGGATTAAAACTAAGAGAGATGATTTTAAATGGAGAAGCAAATAGTAGTTTAGCTGAAATGTTTATGTTTTTAGCAGATAGAGCTGAACACACTAAAGAGATAATTGTAAAAAATCAAAATAAGCTAATTATTAGTGACCGTTCATTTATCTCTGGAATTGCCTATGCAAAAGATAAAAAGATAGAGGATTTAATAGAACTAAATCGTTTAGCAACATCAAATAATTTTCCTAAAAAAGTTATTCTACTAGAACTTACAAAAGATGAATTACAAAAAAGATTATCTAAAAAGCCAAATGATAGTATAGAAAAAAGAGGATTGGATTATCTTTTAGATATCCAAGCAAGACTAAGAGAGACAATTATAAAACTAGATATAGAGCATATTTTTATAGATGCTAGTTTAAATATAAAAGATATAGAGAAAAAAATAGAGGATTTTATAAATGAGTAA
- the ppnP gene encoding pyrimidine/purine nucleoside phosphorylase has product MSYFKGVSIAKAANILYEGNITSRSITFEDGSKKTLGIMLAGEYELNTVNKEIIDIQRGKIDLLLPASDWQEFDGPASFTIPANTKFRLRVHSLVDYCCSFIKD; this is encoded by the coding sequence ATGTCATATTTTAAAGGTGTTTCTATAGCAAAAGCTGCAAATATTTTATATGAAGGAAATATTACAAGTAGATCTATCACATTTGAAGATGGAAGTAAAAAGACTTTAGGGATTATGTTGGCTGGTGAGTATGAACTTAATACTGTAAATAAAGAGATTATAGATATTCAAAGAGGAAAAATTGATTTGTTGCTTCCTGCATCTGATTGGCAAGAGTTTGATGGACCAGCATCTTTTACTATTCCTGCAAATACTAAATTTAGATTAAGAGTTCATAGTTTAGTTGATTATTGTTGCTCTTTTATTAAAGATTGA
- a CDS encoding recombinase family protein, whose translation MSKNFIYIRKNQNNMNYTKEQEKLISNYVLKNSLTIYKNIEIEINRPSQEKNIIQLLENCEKNSTIIVANLNVFGRTIDRILEIVKFLLSNKIRIIVVEENLDLLSNEDKLTLMILNIIKMTIKLEKGLQSLRTKEALNAKREDGIALGKPKGTIQKSKFDEQRDKIEELLGMGLSVRKIAKLLGYNNHIGLNSYVRKRDIRAVVSNKKEI comes from the coding sequence ATGTCAAAAAATTTTATATACATTAGAAAAAATCAGAATAATATGAACTATACAAAAGAGCAAGAGAAGTTGATTTCAAATTATGTTTTGAAAAATTCTCTCACTATTTATAAAAATATTGAAATAGAGATAAATCGACCATCACAAGAGAAGAATATTATTCAACTTTTAGAAAATTGTGAAAAAAACTCTACAATAATTGTTGCAAATTTAAATGTTTTTGGAAGAACTATTGATAGAATTTTAGAGATTGTAAAATTCTTATTATCAAATAAAATAAGAATAATTGTAGTTGAAGAAAATTTAGATCTTTTAAGCAATGAAGATAAGCTTACACTTATGATTTTAAATATTATAAAAATGACAATAAAATTAGAAAAAGGGCTTCAAAGTTTACGAACAAAAGAGGCTCTGAATGCAAAAAGAGAGGATGGAATTGCTCTTGGAAAGCCAAAAGGAACTATTCAAAAATCTAAGTTTGATGAGCAAAGAGATAAGATAGAAGAGCTGTTAGGTATGGGCTTAAGTGTTAGAAAGATTGCAAAACTTCTAGGATATAACAACCATATAGGTTTAAATAGTTATGTAAGAAAAAGAGACATAAGAGCAGTTGTAAGTAATAAAAAAGAGATTTAG
- the hslV gene encoding ATP-dependent protease subunit HslV: MFHATTILAYKGKNKAVIGGDGQVSFGNTVLKGNATKIRTLYQGKILAGFAGSTADAFNLFDMFEAHLEACKGDLLKSVIAFSKEWRKDKYLRRLEAMMIVLNKEKIFILSGNGDVVEPEDGEIASIGSGGNFAISAARALAKHSQLDEEELVRESLMIAGELCIYTNQNIKILKLED; the protein is encoded by the coding sequence ATGTTTCATGCAACTACGATTTTAGCCTATAAAGGCAAAAATAAAGCGGTAATTGGTGGAGATGGTCAAGTATCTTTTGGAAATACAGTTTTAAAAGGGAATGCTACAAAAATAAGAACTCTATATCAAGGTAAAATATTAGCTGGATTTGCAGGAAGTACAGCTGATGCATTTAATCTTTTTGATATGTTTGAAGCACATTTAGAAGCTTGTAAAGGTGATTTATTAAAATCTGTAATTGCTTTTTCAAAAGAGTGGAGAAAAGATAAATATTTACGACGACTTGAAGCTATGATGATAGTATTAAATAAAGAAAAAATATTTATTTTGAGTGGAAATGGTGATGTAGTTGAACCAGAAGATGGAGAGATAGCAAGTATTGGAAGTGGTGGAAACTTCGCAATATCGGCTGCACGAGCCTTGGCAAAGCACTCACAACTTGATGAGGAAGAGTTAGTTCGTGAAAGTTTGATGATAGCTGGTGAGCTTTGTATTTATACAAACCAAAATATAAAAATATTAAAACTAGAGGATTAA
- the hisS gene encoding histidine--tRNA ligase, with amino-acid sequence MSNTIQSLRGMKDLTGTESELFIYFIENASKIAQKYGFSYIETPLLEETALFKRSVGESSDIVNKEMYQFIDKGQNDVCLRPEGTAGVVRHFVEKKLDRAGGTYKWYYYGPMFRYERPQKGRLREFHQFGCEVFGISSVYEDANIISLIKEILDFFGIGFTLKLNSLGCADCMPKYKENLVKHISNFKEKLCEDCNKRLMTNPIRVLDCKVESCKQLLENAPKITNSLCNSCNNDFEKLKEILDFNNISYEVDSNLVRGLDYYNKTAFEFVSSEIGAQSAIAGGGRYDRLVEFLGGKSTSGIGFAIGIERLLELVKIKEKKEDFIYIGVLDEISLNQAFEVAIKKRKTIKTHLEYTPRGFAKHFANAQKLGCNIVALIGEKELNDGTIYIKNLDTKEEENINLGDF; translated from the coding sequence ATGAGTAATACAATTCAAAGCCTAAGAGGAATGAAAGACTTAACAGGAACAGAGAGTGAACTTTTTATATACTTTATAGAAAATGCCTCAAAGATTGCCCAAAAATATGGCTTCTCTTATATTGAAACTCCTCTTTTAGAAGAAACTGCTTTATTTAAAAGAAGTGTTGGAGAGAGTAGTGATATTGTAAATAAAGAGATGTATCAATTTATTGACAAAGGGCAAAATGATGTTTGTCTTAGACCTGAGGGAACTGCTGGAGTTGTAAGACATTTTGTTGAAAAAAAGCTAGACCGTGCTGGTGGAACTTATAAATGGTACTATTATGGTCCTATGTTTAGATATGAAAGACCTCAAAAAGGAAGATTAAGAGAGTTTCATCAGTTTGGTTGTGAAGTTTTTGGTATATCAAGTGTTTATGAAGATGCAAATATTATCTCTTTAATCAAAGAGATTTTAGATTTCTTTGGTATTGGATTTACACTAAAACTAAACTCTTTAGGTTGTGCTGATTGTATGCCAAAATATAAAGAAAACTTAGTAAAACATATTTCAAATTTTAAAGAAAAACTGTGTGAAGATTGCAATAAAAGGCTTATGACAAATCCTATAAGAGTGCTTGATTGTAAAGTTGAGTCTTGTAAACAATTACTAGAAAATGCTCCAAAAATAACAAATAGTTTATGTAACTCTTGTAATAATGATTTTGAAAAATTAAAAGAGATTTTAGATTTTAATAATATATCTTATGAAGTAGATAGCAATTTAGTTCGTGGACTAGACTACTATAATAAAACAGCCTTTGAGTTTGTAAGCTCTGAAATTGGTGCTCAAAGTGCAATAGCTGGTGGTGGAAGATATGATAGATTAGTTGAATTTTTAGGTGGTAAAAGTACATCAGGAATTGGTTTTGCAATCGGGATAGAAAGATTATTAGAGTTAGTAAAAATAAAAGAGAAAAAAGAGGATTTTATCTATATTGGTGTTTTAGATGAAATTAGTTTAAATCAGGCCTTTGAAGTAGCAATTAAAAAACGAAAAACAATAAAAACTCACTTAGAGTACACTCCTAGAGGATTTGCAAAACATTTTGCTAATGCCCAAAAATTAGGATGTAATATTGTAGCACTTATTGGAGAAAAAGAGCTAAATGATGGCACTATTTACATAAAAAATTTAGATACAAAAGAAGAAGAAAATATAAATTTAGGGGATTTTTAA
- a CDS encoding UbiX family flavin prenyltransferase — MRLTVGISGASGVNLALKFIKQIPKDIEIFVVFSKSSKKALKLENGIKTKEIFKNHENITIFKDKNIGAALASGSFKVDKMIILPCSSNTLAKCSIGIADSLITRAFSVMLKEKREIILAPRELPLNTIMLENMLKLSKLGVVIAPPILGYYSSQQTLEEMENFIIGKWMDLLKIENKLYKRWK; from the coding sequence TTGAGATTAACGGTTGGAATTTCAGGAGCTAGTGGAGTAAATCTAGCTTTGAAGTTTATAAAACAAATACCAAAAGATATTGAAATTTTTGTTGTATTTTCAAAAAGCTCTAAAAAGGCTTTGAAACTTGAAAATGGTATAAAAACAAAGGAAATATTCAAAAATCACGAAAATATAACAATTTTTAAAGACAAAAATATTGGAGCTGCTTTGGCATCTGGCTCATTTAAAGTTGATAAAATGATTATTCTTCCTTGTAGTTCAAATACTTTGGCAAAATGCAGTATAGGAATTGCTGATAGTTTAATTACTAGAGCTTTTTCTGTTATGTTAAAAGAAAAAAGAGAGATAATCCTAGCTCCTAGAGAGTTACCACTAAATACAATAATGCTAGAAAACATGCTAAAACTATCAAAGCTAGGAGTTGTAATCGCACCACCTATTTTAGGATATTATAGCTCTCAGCAAACTTTAGAAGAGATGGAAAACTTTATTATTGGAAAGTGGATGGATTTATTAAAAATAGAAAATAAACTATATAAAAGATGGAAATAG
- the coaD gene encoding pantetheine-phosphate adenylyltransferase, producing MKNSDYNYTGSYKKAIYSGTFDPITIGHLDIIERAIKVFDEVIISVAKSELKKPMFSHDKRVEFVEAATKHLKNVRVVGFDTLLVDLAKDLQINTIIRGLRAVSDFEFELQMGYANSSINHNLETVYLMPTLDHAFVSSTIVREIIRFQGKFEHLVPKEVLKCM from the coding sequence ATGAAAAATAGCGATTATAACTATACAGGTTCTTATAAAAAAGCTATCTATAGTGGGACTTTTGATCCTATTACTATTGGTCACTTAGATATTATTGAAAGAGCAATAAAAGTTTTTGATGAAGTAATTATTAGTGTTGCAAAAAGTGAACTAAAAAAACCTATGTTTTCTCATGATAAAAGAGTAGAGTTTGTAGAAGCGGCTACAAAACATCTTAAAAATGTGAGAGTTGTCGGGTTTGATACTCTTTTAGTTGATTTAGCAAAAGATTTACAGATAAATACTATAATCAGAGGATTAAGAGCTGTTAGTGATTTTGAATTTGAGCTTCAAATGGGATATGCAAACTCTTCAATAAATCACAATCTTGAAACAGTTTACCTAATGCCAACACTAGACCATGCATTTGTAAGCTCTACTATTGTTCGAGAAATTATAAGATTTCAAGGAAAATTTGAGCACTTAGTTCCAAAAGAGGTTTTAAAATGTATGTAG
- the speA gene encoding biosynthetic arginine decarboxylase produces MKNRYGIDIWSDDNFFVEDGIVKVNYKPYPSLIKIVKDVRKQGFKGPLLLRFPHITKKQIKTLFNTFNASIKEYDYKGKFNAVFPLKVNQLPNFIHPLINAGKKYNYGLEAGSKAELIIAMTYNNMGSPITINGFKDKEMIHLCFIAKAMGHDITVIIEGLNELEMIIEVLKETKMEAPNVGIRVRLHSGGSGVWAKSGGIDSKFGLTSTEILEAFELMQENSLENLLTMIHFHIGSAMNTIKPLKKALREAGHIYAELKNLGAKELKAINIGGGLSVEYSAYEQSRFYSLNEFASDVVFTLKEIARQKGVEEPNIFTESGRFISAASTVLITPVLELFSAEYELDHLKLKDKNPPLIEELNALFKDMTKKKAYEFMHDSMDHLESLLTLFDLGYIDLQDRSNAEILTHQIIKKAISLLQVDDYEELRKFDKNIQEKYLLNFSLFQSLPDYWGIDQEFPIMPITHLDKKPTRSASLWDITCDSDGEIPFDMKKPLYLHDVNLNKEDYFLGFFNVGAYQDTLGMKHNLFSHPTEVNVVFKDEEVILEKLLESQKVIDILDDIDYDTEEIQTILSRSLPHETYETLKKYLEDNSYLKTIWSYYDE; encoded by the coding sequence ATGAAAAATAGATATGGGATAGATATTTGGAGTGATGATAACTTTTTTGTTGAAGATGGTATTGTAAAGGTAAACTACAAACCATATCCATCTTTAATAAAAATTGTAAAAGATGTAAGAAAACAGGGCTTCAAAGGACCTCTACTCTTAAGATTTCCACATATCACAAAAAAGCAGATTAAAACACTTTTTAATACTTTTAATGCAAGTATAAAAGAGTATGACTATAAAGGAAAATTCAATGCTGTTTTCCCTTTAAAAGTAAACCAGCTACCAAATTTTATTCATCCACTTATTAATGCTGGGAAAAAGTATAACTATGGACTTGAAGCTGGAAGTAAAGCTGAATTAATAATAGCGATGACATACAACAATATGGGAAGCCCAATAACGATAAATGGTTTTAAAGATAAAGAGATGATACATCTTTGTTTTATTGCGAAAGCTATGGGACATGATATTACAGTTATTATTGAAGGTTTAAATGAACTAGAGATGATAATTGAAGTTCTCAAAGAGACAAAAATGGAAGCTCCAAATGTAGGTATAAGAGTACGACTTCATAGTGGAGGTAGTGGTGTTTGGGCAAAAAGTGGAGGAATTGATTCAAAATTTGGACTAACTTCAACAGAGATTTTAGAAGCCTTTGAACTTATGCAAGAGAATAGTCTTGAAAATTTATTAACAATGATTCATTTTCATATAGGCTCTGCTATGAATACTATTAAACCTTTGAAAAAAGCTCTTAGAGAAGCAGGACATATCTATGCAGAGCTTAAGAACTTAGGAGCAAAAGAGCTAAAAGCTATAAATATTGGTGGTGGTTTAAGTGTTGAATATAGTGCTTATGAACAATCAAGATTTTACTCTCTAAACGAATTTGCAAGTGATGTTGTATTTACTTTAAAAGAGATAGCAAGACAAAAAGGGGTTGAAGAACCAAATATTTTTACAGAATCAGGAAGATTTATAAGTGCTGCTTCAACTGTACTTATAACTCCTGTTTTAGAACTTTTTTCAGCTGAATATGAGCTAGATCACCTAAAATTAAAAGATAAAAATCCACCTTTAATTGAAGAGTTAAACGCTTTATTCAAAGATATGACAAAGAAAAAAGCATATGAGTTTATGCATGATAGTATGGACCATTTAGAGTCACTTTTAACTCTTTTTGATTTAGGATATATAGATTTACAAGATAGATCAAATGCTGAAATTTTAACGCATCAAATTATCAAAAAAGCTATTTCACTTCTTCAAGTTGATGATTATGAAGAGCTTAGAAAATTTGATAAAAATATTCAAGAAAAGTATCTACTTAACTTCTCTTTATTCCAATCTCTTCCAGATTATTGGGGAATAGACCAAGAGTTTCCAATCATGCCAATAACTCATTTGGATAAAAAACCAACTAGAAGTGCATCTTTATGGGATATAACTTGTGATAGTGATGGAGAAATTCCTTTTGATATGAAAAAACCTCTATATCTTCACGATGTAAACCTAAATAAAGAGGATTATTTCTTAGGTTTTTTCAATGTAGGAGCATATCAAGATACTTTAGGAATGAAACATAATCTTTTCTCTCATCCAACAGAGGTAAATGTTGTATTTAAAGATGAAGAGGTAATTTTAGAAAAACTTTTAGAGTCTCAAAAAGTTATAGATATTTTAGATGATATTGATTATGACACTGAAGAGATTCAAACAATTTTAAGCAGAAGTCTTCCGCATGAGACATATGAGACATTAAAAAAGTACCTAGAAGACAATAGCTATTTAAAAACTATCTGGAGTTATTATGATGAGTGA